In one Notolabrus celidotus isolate fNotCel1 chromosome 1, fNotCel1.pri, whole genome shotgun sequence genomic region, the following are encoded:
- the LOC117819957 gene encoding rho GTPase-activating protein 40 isoform X1 produces MGGREEVMVSWMESNMQFPHTRLNRLRFRPTKSPARSKRVKTSSQKKIDRNPSPTEMSVEPWASPQDQAAAEEAHTTTTHTPSSQDQEQHPDKLCLDSFWSEVETIRQGSGYTDLDCTRRDSKQSEEGEQEEQWLADAGLSDLIKEESDDVDKAVLLSTLTRTQAEAVQRRLESYTLSLRKRNKPPPRDVREVFNSPITQNLLPESQQSEDLPQDSMASVAKTPLSAMTPEHQRGAIKEEFFITDVAYCEQAVIFLKQAKLPQNKILRRKEDGTLPRVVCPKCRLGVTRIQDLSHTDMKKVRQLALIDMTALCDLLELEVKRHKTGKRKIAESSLFGVPLASLMENDQKMKPQSSTPLFLQALLSFLEKKGVDSEGILRVPGSQSRIKMLQQNFETNFYSGKISWDEVNPNDAAALLKKFIRELPAPLLTAEYLNTFSAVRDITDLKQKLHMLNLLILLLPEPNRNTLKALLEFLSKVVSREKRNRMNLWAVATIMAPNLFLHKAVPSRLTEGAEKGHAEKAADVMRLLIRYQDLLWTIPNFLMNQVRKLNENNNRRHQFYDRRIKNLLRKIHTDSREKPDKNTSDPCRTVKIQVGDQVSGTMEYQLNINSRASDLLTQFHRQCLRSPENGKGKIRRNGSVAYPDCALYEVGGNIGEHCLDPDTHLLDLYNSNQGGEWVIKLKPNASRGL; encoded by the exons atgggaggcagagaggaggtaATGGTGAGCTGGATGGAGTCCAACATGCAGTTTCCACACACCAGGTTGAATCGTCTCAGGTTCCGTCCAACCAAAAGCCCAGCGAGGAGCAAACGTGTGAAGACCTCCTCCCAAaagaaaatagacag AAATCCCAGCCCCACCGAGATGAGCGTGGAGCCCTGGGCCAGCCCGCAGGACCAGGCAGCCGCTGAGGAAGCACACACCACCACCACGCACACGCCATCCTCCCAGGATCAGGAGCAGCACCCCGACAAACTCTGCCTGGACTCGTTCTGGAGTGAGGTGGAGACCATCAGACAGGGGAGTGGCTACACAGACCTCGACTGCACCAGGAGAGACTCCAAACAGTCAGAAG AAGGGGAACAGGAGGAGCAGTGGCTGGCTGATGCTGGTTTGTCAGACCTCATCAAGGAGGAAAGCGATGATGTTGACAAAGCGGTGCTTTTGTCCACACTGACCCGGACACAGGCCGAGGCAGTCCAGCGTCGACTGGAATCCTACACACTGTCCCTGCGTAAGAGGAACAAACCGCCACCACGGGACGTCCGAGAGGTCTTTAACTCCCCTATCACTCAG aacCTCCTGCCAGAGTCCCAGCAAAGTGAGGACCTACCCCAAGACAGCATGGCTTCAGTTGCCAAAACACCATTATCAG CTATGACACCAGAGCATCAGCGAGGTGCTATCAAAGAAGAGTTCTTCATCACCGATGTGGCTTACTGTGAACAGGCCGTCATCTTCCTCAAACAGGCCAAACTGCCGCAGAACAAAATTCTCCGCAGGAAAGAGGACGGCACTTTGCCG CGGGTCGTCTGTCCCAAGTGCCGTCTCGGAGTGACTCGCATTCAGGATCTCTCCCACACAGACATGAAGAAGGTGCGTCAGCTGGCTCTCATCGACATGACGGCGCTGTGCGACCTCTTAGAGCTGGAGGTCAAAAGGCACAAAACGGGCAAGAGGAAAATCGCAG AGAGTTCACTTTTCGGGGTGCCGCTGGCCTCACTGATGGAGAACGATCAGAAAATGAAGCCCCAATCCTCCACCCCTCTCTTCCTTCAGGCG ttGTTGTCATTTTTGGAGAAGAAAGGAGTCGATTCGGAGGGGATCCTGCGGGTTCCAGGATCTCAGTCCAGAATAAAG atgCTGCAGCAGAACTTCGAGACCAACTTCTACTCAGGGAAGATCAGCTGGGACGAGGTGAATCCAAACGACGCCGCTGCCCTGCTCAAGAAGTTCATCCGGGAGCTGCCCGCTCCTCTGCTCACCGCAGAGTACCTCAACACCTTCAGCGCTGTCAGAG ACATCACAGACCTGAAGCAGAAGCTCCACATGTTGAacctcctcatcctgctgctgcctgaACCTAACAGGAACACACTGAAG GCTCTCCTGGAGTTCCTCAGTAAGGTGGTCTCCAGGGAGAAGAGGAACAGGATGAACCTGTGGGCCGTGGCGACCATCATGGCTCCAAACCTTTTCCTCCATAAGGCCGTCCCCAGCAGGCTGACGGAGGGTGCAGAGAAAGGACATGCAGAGAAGGCAGCTGATGTGATGAGGCTCCTCATACGCTACCAGGACTTGCTCTGGACG ATCCCAAACTTCCTCATGAACCAGGTGCGTAAGctcaatgaaaacaacaacaggcgTCACCAGTTCTACGATCGCCGCATCAAGAACCTGCTGAGGAAGATCCACACAGACAGCCGGGAAAAACCTGATAAGAACACCTCAGAT CCGTGCCGTACAGTTAAAATCCAGGTCGGGGATCAGGTGAGCGGCACTATGGAGTATCAGCTCAACATCAACTCCCGAGCCTCAGACCTGCTCACCCAGTTTCACCGCCAGTGCCTCCGCAGCCCTGAGAACGGGAAGGGCAAAATACGAAG AAACGGCTCGGTTGCATATCCAGACTGCGCTCTGTATGAAGTAGGAGGGAACATCG gTGAGCACTGTCTGGACCCCGACACACACCTCCTGGATTTGTACAACAGTAACCAAGGAGGCGAATGGGTCATCAAACTGAAGCCCAATGCCAGCAGAGGGCTGTGa
- the LOC117819957 gene encoding rho GTPase-activating protein 40 isoform X2: MSVEPWASPQDQAAAEEAHTTTTHTPSSQDQEQHPDKLCLDSFWSEVETIRQGSGYTDLDCTRRDSKQSEEGEQEEQWLADAGLSDLIKEESDDVDKAVLLSTLTRTQAEAVQRRLESYTLSLRKRNKPPPRDVREVFNSPITQNLLPESQQSEDLPQDSMASVAKTPLSAMTPEHQRGAIKEEFFITDVAYCEQAVIFLKQAKLPQNKILRRKEDGTLPRVVCPKCRLGVTRIQDLSHTDMKKVRQLALIDMTALCDLLELEVKRHKTGKRKIAESSLFGVPLASLMENDQKMKPQSSTPLFLQALLSFLEKKGVDSEGILRVPGSQSRIKMLQQNFETNFYSGKISWDEVNPNDAAALLKKFIRELPAPLLTAEYLNTFSAVRDITDLKQKLHMLNLLILLLPEPNRNTLKALLEFLSKVVSREKRNRMNLWAVATIMAPNLFLHKAVPSRLTEGAEKGHAEKAADVMRLLIRYQDLLWTIPNFLMNQVRKLNENNNRRHQFYDRRIKNLLRKIHTDSREKPDKNTSDPCRTVKIQVGDQVSGTMEYQLNINSRASDLLTQFHRQCLRSPENGKGKIRRNGSVAYPDCALYEVGGNIGEHCLDPDTHLLDLYNSNQGGEWVIKLKPNASRGL; the protein is encoded by the exons ATGAGCGTGGAGCCCTGGGCCAGCCCGCAGGACCAGGCAGCCGCTGAGGAAGCACACACCACCACCACGCACACGCCATCCTCCCAGGATCAGGAGCAGCACCCCGACAAACTCTGCCTGGACTCGTTCTGGAGTGAGGTGGAGACCATCAGACAGGGGAGTGGCTACACAGACCTCGACTGCACCAGGAGAGACTCCAAACAGTCAGAAG AAGGGGAACAGGAGGAGCAGTGGCTGGCTGATGCTGGTTTGTCAGACCTCATCAAGGAGGAAAGCGATGATGTTGACAAAGCGGTGCTTTTGTCCACACTGACCCGGACACAGGCCGAGGCAGTCCAGCGTCGACTGGAATCCTACACACTGTCCCTGCGTAAGAGGAACAAACCGCCACCACGGGACGTCCGAGAGGTCTTTAACTCCCCTATCACTCAG aacCTCCTGCCAGAGTCCCAGCAAAGTGAGGACCTACCCCAAGACAGCATGGCTTCAGTTGCCAAAACACCATTATCAG CTATGACACCAGAGCATCAGCGAGGTGCTATCAAAGAAGAGTTCTTCATCACCGATGTGGCTTACTGTGAACAGGCCGTCATCTTCCTCAAACAGGCCAAACTGCCGCAGAACAAAATTCTCCGCAGGAAAGAGGACGGCACTTTGCCG CGGGTCGTCTGTCCCAAGTGCCGTCTCGGAGTGACTCGCATTCAGGATCTCTCCCACACAGACATGAAGAAGGTGCGTCAGCTGGCTCTCATCGACATGACGGCGCTGTGCGACCTCTTAGAGCTGGAGGTCAAAAGGCACAAAACGGGCAAGAGGAAAATCGCAG AGAGTTCACTTTTCGGGGTGCCGCTGGCCTCACTGATGGAGAACGATCAGAAAATGAAGCCCCAATCCTCCACCCCTCTCTTCCTTCAGGCG ttGTTGTCATTTTTGGAGAAGAAAGGAGTCGATTCGGAGGGGATCCTGCGGGTTCCAGGATCTCAGTCCAGAATAAAG atgCTGCAGCAGAACTTCGAGACCAACTTCTACTCAGGGAAGATCAGCTGGGACGAGGTGAATCCAAACGACGCCGCTGCCCTGCTCAAGAAGTTCATCCGGGAGCTGCCCGCTCCTCTGCTCACCGCAGAGTACCTCAACACCTTCAGCGCTGTCAGAG ACATCACAGACCTGAAGCAGAAGCTCCACATGTTGAacctcctcatcctgctgctgcctgaACCTAACAGGAACACACTGAAG GCTCTCCTGGAGTTCCTCAGTAAGGTGGTCTCCAGGGAGAAGAGGAACAGGATGAACCTGTGGGCCGTGGCGACCATCATGGCTCCAAACCTTTTCCTCCATAAGGCCGTCCCCAGCAGGCTGACGGAGGGTGCAGAGAAAGGACATGCAGAGAAGGCAGCTGATGTGATGAGGCTCCTCATACGCTACCAGGACTTGCTCTGGACG ATCCCAAACTTCCTCATGAACCAGGTGCGTAAGctcaatgaaaacaacaacaggcgTCACCAGTTCTACGATCGCCGCATCAAGAACCTGCTGAGGAAGATCCACACAGACAGCCGGGAAAAACCTGATAAGAACACCTCAGAT CCGTGCCGTACAGTTAAAATCCAGGTCGGGGATCAGGTGAGCGGCACTATGGAGTATCAGCTCAACATCAACTCCCGAGCCTCAGACCTGCTCACCCAGTTTCACCGCCAGTGCCTCCGCAGCCCTGAGAACGGGAAGGGCAAAATACGAAG AAACGGCTCGGTTGCATATCCAGACTGCGCTCTGTATGAAGTAGGAGGGAACATCG gTGAGCACTGTCTGGACCCCGACACACACCTCCTGGATTTGTACAACAGTAACCAAGGAGGCGAATGGGTCATCAAACTGAAGCCCAATGCCAGCAGAGGGCTGTGa